A region of Etheostoma cragini isolate CJK2018 chromosome 24, CSU_Ecrag_1.0, whole genome shotgun sequence DNA encodes the following proteins:
- the LOC117939320 gene encoding helix-loop-helix protein 2-like gives MMLSPDQAEADLSWTQSDPESILNGLKSAGCTSDEPAEGEERAKCKGDQPLSREEKRRRRRATAKYRSAHATRERIRVEAFNVAFAELRKLLPTLPPDKKLSKIEILRLAICYISYLNHVLDV, from the coding sequence ATGATGCTGAGCCCGGACCAGGCGGAGGCCGACCTCTCCTGGACTCAGTCCGACCCGGAGTCCATTCTCAACGGCCTCAAGTCGGCCGGCTGCACCTCGGACGAGCCGGCGGAGGGCGAGGAGCGGGCCAAATGTAAAGGCGACCAGCCGCTGAgcagggaggagaagaggcGGAGGCGGAGGGCCACGGCCAAGTACCGCTCGGCCCACGCCACCAGAGAGCGGATCCGGGTGGAGGCGTTCAACGTGGCCTTCGCGGAGCTGAGGAAATTACTCCCCACTTTGCCCCCGGACAAGAAACTCTCCAAGATCGAGATCCTCAGACTGGCTATATGCTACATCTCCTATCTCAATCATGTGCTGGATGTTTAA